The genomic DNA AGCTTGAAGAAAAATTACCACCAAAGGAATACAGAAGTAATATTGAACCAACATGGTGCCCAGGTTGTGGTGATTTTGGTGTAGTTACTGCACTTACAAAAGTATTTAGTGAAGAACAGTTTGACCCAACAGCATTAACTCTTGTGTCAGGTATTGGTTGTTCTTCAAGACTTCCATTATGGATGAATTCATTTGGAATGCATACTTGCCATGGTAGAGCTATCCCTGCTGCAGTTGGAGCAAGACTTGCAAAGCCAGAAATTCCAGTTATAGTTACAGCCGGTGATGGTGATTTGTTCTCCATAGGAATGGAGCATTTCCCCCATGCAGCAAGAAAGAATTTTGATATAACAGTTATTTGTATGGATAACAGAATGTACGCATTAACAAAAAATCAACAATCACCAACATCAAGAACAGGTTATAAAGGTTCTTTAACACCTTATGGAAATATTGAAGAGCCTATGAATATAATAGAGTTTGCTATTGCATGTGGTGCTACTTTTGTAGCTCAAACTTACTCAGGAAATCCAAAACATGAGGCGGAAATAATCCAGCAAGCAGTAGAACATAAAGGATTTGCTTTTGTTAATGTTTTATCACCTTGTCCTACATATAACAAAATAGATACATTTAATTATTACAAAGGAAGAACAATAGATATTAATAAAGATTTAGGA from Venenivibrio stagnispumantis includes the following:
- a CDS encoding 2-oxoacid:ferredoxin oxidoreductase subunit beta, producing MSYQYIKLEEKLPPKEYRSNIEPTWCPGCGDFGVVTALTKVFSEEQFDPTALTLVSGIGCSSRLPLWMNSFGMHTCHGRAIPAAVGARLAKPEIPVIVTAGDGDLFSIGMEHFPHAARKNFDITVICMDNRMYALTKNQQSPTSRTGYKGSLTPYGNIEEPMNIIEFAIACGATFVAQTYSGNPKHEAEIIQQAVEHKGFAFVNVLSPCPTYNKIDTFNYYKGRTIDINKDLGHDPTDRAKALELARHVLDHDNDPNAKVMLGVFWKEEKPTFEDKVLALKQKYGASDNPDWDAILNRYRP